The following proteins come from a genomic window of Geomonas sp. RF6:
- a CDS encoding O-antigen polymerase codes for MNFFQNEYLILCYLFGLLLVMNYLVGRRDILYPGFVYSALWTTIVVLYAFSPVQFNKISILTCCVLLGGAVAFSTGCYLGRFVPMKETGRQSIPPPRSGARFLVIYSLAVFPFFYRDLAGLGGSLFSLGELRHLIISSLVSGEKPYSSIITSSAMAISISTTFLVYLEHRKGERLFYLSLLISLLYCILNTGRNSILALVAGLFAIRLFKRGKRVTLKEALKICLPIGTVFAVFMMWYMQLTHKTDEAYTLLDYFLLYLVGGVAGLDIAVDAPDFKHSWVYVPMPTNVFTVYKDFYAFTLPGLVLIFLLIGLMHGVIYKAAKRGSRYGIFFYAASLYPLLMTFFANQYLLRPFARDSLVVLICYLLIPGVRRMLVKLSSGRVCGVPVAAAQGGGGSDG; via the coding sequence ATGAACTTCTTTCAGAACGAGTACCTGATACTGTGCTACCTCTTCGGCCTCCTCCTGGTGATGAACTACCTCGTCGGGCGGCGCGACATCCTCTATCCCGGCTTCGTCTACTCCGCGCTGTGGACGACGATTGTGGTGTTGTATGCCTTCTCCCCTGTGCAGTTCAACAAGATCAGCATCCTCACCTGTTGTGTCCTCTTGGGCGGGGCCGTCGCCTTCAGTACTGGCTGCTACCTCGGGCGATTCGTGCCGATGAAGGAGACTGGCCGGCAAAGCATTCCCCCCCCGCGCTCCGGGGCCCGCTTTCTCGTCATATACTCCCTCGCCGTTTTCCCCTTTTTCTACCGTGACCTCGCTGGACTGGGAGGATCCCTCTTCAGCCTGGGGGAACTCAGGCATCTCATCATCTCCTCCCTCGTAAGTGGCGAGAAGCCATACTCCAGCATCATCACGAGTAGCGCTATGGCGATCTCCATCAGCACTACCTTCCTCGTCTATCTCGAGCACAGGAAAGGGGAGCGGCTCTTCTATCTTTCCCTGCTGATCTCCCTCCTGTACTGCATCCTGAACACGGGTCGAAACTCGATCCTTGCGCTGGTGGCGGGACTCTTCGCCATCCGCCTCTTCAAACGGGGGAAAAGAGTGACCCTGAAAGAGGCTCTGAAGATCTGCCTACCGATCGGCACCGTGTTTGCCGTCTTCATGATGTGGTATATGCAGCTCACCCACAAGACCGACGAGGCATACACGCTGCTGGATTACTTCCTCCTGTACCTCGTCGGCGGCGTTGCGGGGCTCGATATCGCCGTCGACGCTCCGGACTTCAAGCACAGCTGGGTGTACGTGCCGATGCCGACGAACGTCTTCACCGTCTACAAGGACTTCTATGCCTTCACCCTGCCGGGGCTTGTCCTCATCTTCCTGCTGATCGGTCTCATGCACGGCGTGATCTACAAGGCAGCGAAGCGGGGGAGCAGGTACGGCATCTTCTTCTATGCTGCGAGCCTCTACCCGCTCCTCATGACCTTCTTCGCCAACCAATACCTCTTGCGGCCCTTCGCGCGAGACTCACTGGTGGTGCTAATCTGCTACCTCCTGATCCCCGGCGTCCGGCGCATGCTCGTGAAACTCTCCTCCGGAAGGGTGTGCGGAGTCCCGGTCGCCGCGGCGCAGGGGGGAGGGGGGAGCGATGGCTGA
- a CDS encoding glycosyltransferase family 2 protein — protein MERERERSGGATGAAGSGSPLVSVITPCHNDGVYLSDALASVRESQYPNLEHIVVDDGSTDPATLEILDGAAAAGVTVLRPGKRGVSGARNFAIRQSSGRYILPLDADDRISPQFIPLAVQRLQSAPELKLVACHYRLFGEKSRSIRVEPYSMERLLGHNLYVVTSLFHRSDFDRVGGFSETMAAGYEDWDFWIRLLKEGGEVAVLEGEHFFYRVKPRKRSRNRQFALQGRGDLRRVMWQNHRELFAQVFPDPLQMTEYLDVANSREYRLGKLLLAPVRRLLELKSSLSGR, from the coding sequence ATGGAGAGAGAAAGGGAGAGGAGCGGAGGCGCCACCGGCGCAGCGGGGAGCGGCTCCCCGCTCGTCTCGGTCATCACCCCCTGCCACAATGACGGAGTATATCTTTCCGATGCGCTCGCCTCCGTGCGGGAGTCGCAGTACCCGAACCTCGAGCACATCGTGGTGGACGACGGCTCCACCGACCCCGCCACGCTGGAGATCCTTGACGGGGCGGCCGCAGCGGGGGTGACGGTGCTGCGGCCGGGGAAAAGGGGGGTGTCGGGGGCCAGAAACTTCGCGATCCGCCAGAGCAGCGGGCGCTACATCCTGCCGCTCGATGCGGACGACCGGATCTCCCCGCAGTTCATCCCCCTCGCGGTGCAGCGCCTGCAAAGCGCGCCGGAGCTGAAGCTCGTCGCCTGCCACTACCGCCTATTCGGGGAGAAGAGCCGCAGCATCAGGGTGGAGCCGTACTCCATGGAGAGGCTTCTTGGGCACAATCTCTACGTGGTGACGAGCCTCTTTCACAGGAGCGACTTCGATCGGGTCGGCGGCTTCAGCGAGACGATGGCAGCCGGCTACGAGGACTGGGACTTCTGGATTCGCCTCTTGAAGGAGGGGGGGGAGGTCGCGGTGCTGGAGGGAGAGCACTTCTTTTACCGGGTGAAGCCGCGCAAGCGCTCGCGAAACAGACAGTTTGCGTTGCAGGGGCGCGGGGATCTGCGCCGGGTGATGTGGCAGAACCACCGGGAGCTCTTCGCTCAGGTCTTCCCCGACCCCCTGCAGATGACGGAGTACCTCGACGTGGCAAATTCCAGGGAATACCGGCTGGGCAAGCTCCTCCTTGCCCCGGTCCGCAGACTCCTCGAGCTCAAAAGCTCCCTCTCCGGGAGGTAA
- a CDS encoding glycosyltransferase family 2 protein has translation MTGAKRPEVSICIPTYNSAAYLRESLDSIAAQTYRSAEVIISDNASTDDTTEIAAEYAALYGWRLHINRENLGPFGNFNALIGMAAGRYVAIYHADDVYHRSIVEESLAVFRENPGVMLVGALSTEIDGNGSVLKEYRLPPLIEETGRSVHRFEDVLRGVLTSGRDRAFLITPTVMVRREAYEKLGTFSMTGRYGSAGDYEMWLRIARSHQISIINKRLLRYRIHAGQGSELEIRRYREIPDVLGVVEEYVAALEDETVRALAKRYRFLTIFHAALRQNRCGDFERCRASLERLGAHRSVAASLLGRLNRHGVRDLSGVCRVLNRALPAL, from the coding sequence ATGACGGGTGCAAAAAGGCCGGAGGTCTCTATATGTATACCGACGTACAACAGCGCCGCCTACCTGAGGGAATCCCTCGACTCCATCGCCGCCCAGACGTACCGATCGGCTGAGGTGATTATCTCTGACAATGCCTCCACAGACGACACCACTGAGATCGCTGCGGAGTATGCCGCCCTCTATGGATGGAGATTGCACATAAACCGGGAAAACCTCGGTCCCTTCGGTAACTTCAACGCTCTTATCGGTATGGCCGCCGGAAGGTATGTGGCGATCTACCATGCCGACGACGTATACCACCGATCGATCGTCGAGGAGTCGTTGGCGGTCTTCCGGGAGAACCCGGGGGTGATGCTCGTGGGCGCGCTGTCGACTGAGATAGACGGGAACGGCTCTGTTCTGAAGGAGTACCGGCTTCCTCCCTTGATAGAGGAGACGGGGCGCTCGGTGCACCGCTTCGAGGATGTGCTGCGCGGGGTGTTGACCAGCGGAAGGGACCGGGCTTTCCTGATCACCCCGACCGTGATGGTGCGGCGGGAGGCGTACGAGAAACTCGGCACCTTCTCCATGACAGGGAGGTACGGCTCCGCGGGGGACTACGAGATGTGGCTGCGGATCGCCCGCAGCCACCAGATTTCCATCATCAACAAGAGGCTTCTCAGGTATCGTATCCACGCGGGACAGGGGAGCGAGCTGGAGATTCGCAGGTATCGCGAGATCCCCGATGTCCTGGGGGTGGTTGAGGAGTACGTCGCAGCATTGGAGGACGAGACGGTGCGGGCTCTCGCCAAGAGGTACCGCTTCCTTACCATCTTCCACGCGGCCCTCAGGCAAAACAGGTGCGGCGATTTCGAGAGATGCCGGGCCTCGCTGGAGCGGCTCGGTGCCCACCGCTCCGTTGCGGCCTCACTGCTGGGGCGCCTGAACCGCCACGGCGTGCGTGACCTCTCCGGGGTGTGCCGGGTGCTGAACCGCGCTCTTCCGGCGCTGTAG
- a CDS encoding oligosaccharide flippase family protein — protein sequence MSATTILRAIAKSYLGKAFGLMSLSQAVSALTSFGVMSAYTRMLPPQEYGKISIIWLFLSVLAILVDTRLNTALCIRYFKVSREDNVRNIYSVLAYYIVVFSPCCALIEANPGLFGQLLHITLTATEVHLICLICLFMLIGNCLNSLLLTSKQTRIYFLVMLLFNGTLAATSGSLLFLFGYGYLSYLYGYLAAYGAVGVATVSYFLKNYPPTPVRVISPQRLMDLAKIGLPLVPDGLLVIFLTWAGRYILNLYTTLAVVGVYSVAYMFSNIFNSFVLGPFGQAVTPILFEKFASSVEEYQSLLKTIFRYYWLVAMTVLIGYFVVLREIFLLFVGPKYHDAYNIVAIMIVAMMFSGVCGYLGTVIILKEKTQHVFMITLLSSMVNIALNLLLVPPGGMYGSAFAMLGSFLVQFLLTLMYSQRLMHVDYPYRFIVDYGVICLLFGCAVIGVSYLELPVAAGAALKCLLFACYCLTVAGKTGVAERVREFSRRVAPAPGPLGEERL from the coding sequence ATGAGCGCTACTACCATACTCAGAGCAATCGCGAAGAGCTACCTGGGAAAGGCCTTCGGGCTCATGTCCCTGTCGCAGGCAGTGAGCGCCCTTACGAGCTTCGGCGTCATGTCCGCCTACACTCGCATGCTCCCCCCCCAAGAGTACGGAAAAATATCGATCATCTGGCTCTTTTTGAGCGTACTCGCCATCCTCGTCGACACACGCCTCAACACAGCGCTGTGCATCCGTTACTTCAAGGTGAGTCGCGAAGATAACGTGCGCAACATCTACAGCGTCCTCGCTTACTACATTGTCGTCTTCTCCCCCTGCTGCGCTCTCATAGAGGCGAACCCGGGACTCTTCGGGCAGCTCCTGCACATAACACTGACGGCGACGGAAGTGCACCTGATCTGTCTGATCTGTCTCTTCATGCTTATCGGGAACTGCCTGAACAGCCTGCTCCTCACCTCGAAGCAGACCCGGATCTACTTCCTTGTAATGCTCCTCTTCAACGGGACACTCGCCGCCACCAGCGGCTCCCTCCTTTTCCTCTTCGGGTACGGCTACCTCTCCTATCTCTATGGGTATCTCGCCGCCTATGGTGCCGTCGGCGTCGCCACCGTGTCGTACTTTCTGAAGAACTACCCCCCCACACCGGTGCGGGTGATCTCCCCGCAGAGACTGATGGATCTTGCGAAGATCGGGCTTCCACTCGTTCCCGACGGGCTCCTGGTCATCTTCCTTACGTGGGCCGGGAGGTACATACTTAATCTGTATACTACTCTGGCGGTGGTGGGGGTATACAGCGTCGCCTACATGTTCTCCAACATCTTCAACAGCTTCGTCCTCGGCCCTTTCGGACAGGCCGTCACACCGATCCTGTTCGAGAAGTTCGCAAGCTCGGTTGAGGAGTACCAAAGCCTCCTGAAGACGATTTTCCGGTACTACTGGCTCGTCGCCATGACAGTGCTCATCGGGTACTTCGTGGTGCTGAGGGAGATATTCCTCCTCTTTGTGGGGCCGAAGTACCACGACGCCTACAACATCGTGGCGATCATGATAGTGGCGATGATGTTCTCCGGCGTCTGCGGCTATCTCGGCACTGTAATCATCCTGAAGGAGAAGACCCAGCACGTCTTCATGATCACGCTTCTCTCCTCGATGGTGAACATAGCGCTCAATCTCCTCCTCGTTCCGCCGGGGGGGATGTACGGCTCGGCGTTTGCCATGCTCGGAAGTTTCCTTGTGCAGTTCCTCCTGACCCTCATGTACAGCCAGCGCCTCATGCATGTCGACTATCCGTACCGCTTCATCGTCGATTACGGCGTCATCTGTCTCCTCTTCGGCTGCGCCGTCATCGGCGTCTCATATTTGGAGCTGCCTGTGGCGGCCGGAGCCGCCCTCAAATGCCTCCTCTTCGCCTGCTACTGCCTGACGGTGGCGGGGAAGACGGGGGTGGCTGAAAGGGTGCGCGAGTTTTCCCGGCGGGTCGCGCCGGCCCCGGGGCCCTTGGGCGAGGAGCGGCTATGA
- a CDS encoding glycosyltransferase family 10 domain-containing protein, whose translation MKILFHNYHDGLNDGNRIFASAESVIGDGLLRPFQVLHTAAQRRGVTVGTRALIAPEEADAIVFIDLPDTSHPLVREMLQCGKPLYLIVLESVLVRPPVLESPLAGAFERIFTYDDSLIDGERFIKINYTFDRHKGGLLSHEEGRKLCVMIAGNKRASHPQELYSERVAAIRWFEAHHPEEFDLYGVGWDERDFGATLPLRLLNRFPSVRRALAPKYPSYRGQVERKRPVLERYRFAICYENVRDVPGYVTEKIFDALLAGCVPVYLGAGNVTDYIPADCFIDRRAFPGYRELYDHLSMMTANAYRGYLEAIRAFLAGDLFSPFSCETFARTILNNILIQGR comes from the coding sequence TTGAAGATCCTATTCCACAACTACCATGACGGGTTGAACGACGGGAACAGGATCTTTGCGTCTGCGGAGAGCGTAATCGGTGACGGTCTGCTGAGACCTTTCCAGGTCCTCCACACCGCCGCACAGCGCAGGGGGGTGACGGTCGGCACGAGGGCACTTATCGCTCCGGAAGAGGCGGATGCGATTGTCTTTATCGACCTGCCGGACACCTCGCATCCCCTTGTCCGCGAAATGCTGCAATGCGGGAAGCCCCTCTACCTCATCGTTCTGGAGAGCGTCCTGGTACGGCCGCCGGTGCTGGAGAGTCCTCTTGCGGGTGCCTTCGAAAGGATCTTTACCTATGACGACTCCCTCATTGACGGTGAGAGGTTCATCAAGATCAACTACACATTCGATCGCCACAAGGGTGGGCTTTTGAGTCACGAGGAGGGGAGGAAGCTCTGCGTGATGATCGCGGGGAACAAGAGAGCTTCTCACCCGCAGGAACTCTACTCGGAAAGGGTAGCGGCGATCAGGTGGTTCGAGGCGCACCACCCGGAGGAGTTTGACCTCTACGGGGTCGGGTGGGACGAGCGGGATTTCGGCGCGACTCTCCCGCTGCGTCTCCTGAATCGGTTCCCGTCTGTGCGCAGGGCACTCGCTCCGAAGTACCCCTCCTACCGTGGCCAGGTGGAGCGGAAGAGGCCGGTGCTGGAGCGGTACCGCTTCGCCATCTGTTACGAAAACGTGCGGGACGTTCCGGGGTATGTCACTGAAAAAATATTCGACGCCCTCCTCGCCGGGTGCGTCCCGGTCTATCTCGGCGCCGGAAATGTGACCGATTATATTCCTGCCGACTGCTTCATAGACAGAAGGGCTTTTCCCGGCTACCGCGAGCTTTACGACCATCTCTCCATGATGACAGCAAATGCGTACCGCGGCTATCTGGAAGCAATCCGGGCATTTCTCGCCGGGGATCTCTTCTCCCCCTTCAGTTGCGAGACCTTTGCCAGGACCATCCTCAACAATATTTTGATCCAAGGCCGTTGA
- a CDS encoding FkbM family methyltransferase produces MGENLTLSDFVPPVVKKVVRRVCRRPAPAPRAVYLHEALGSFSQYQEDLIIDAIFRGRKDGVYVDVGANDPVLLSNTKRFYDRGWCGVNVEPTPHLYRKLAQARPRDINLEMGVGPTESEMTFYLLNVDTLSSFDRETALRNVKEFDVTVVEERPVKVIPLVQIFERYLDGRQVDLLSVDTEGCDLTVLQSNRWDEHRPEVVIVETNQDHGLVGDFLATVGYTLVYQNHTNGIFLRSESLVPCRSL; encoded by the coding sequence ATGGGTGAAAACCTGACCTTGTCAGACTTCGTTCCACCGGTTGTGAAGAAGGTGGTGCGCAGGGTGTGCCGACGCCCCGCCCCCGCCCCGCGCGCGGTCTACCTGCATGAGGCGCTCGGCTCCTTCAGCCAGTACCAGGAGGACCTGATCATCGACGCCATCTTCAGAGGGAGGAAGGACGGCGTGTACGTCGATGTTGGGGCAAATGATCCCGTTTTGCTCAGCAATACCAAGAGGTTCTACGACAGAGGGTGGTGCGGGGTGAACGTCGAGCCCACGCCGCACCTTTACCGTAAGCTCGCACAAGCAAGGCCGCGTGACATAAACCTTGAGATGGGGGTGGGCCCGACGGAATCTGAGATGACATTCTATCTCCTGAATGTGGATACCCTTTCGTCCTTTGATAGGGAGACTGCGCTGCGCAACGTGAAGGAGTTTGACGTCACCGTGGTGGAGGAGCGCCCGGTGAAGGTGATTCCCCTGGTCCAAATCTTCGAGCGCTACCTCGACGGGCGCCAGGTCGATCTCCTTTCCGTCGATACGGAAGGGTGCGATCTTACGGTATTACAGTCGAATCGGTGGGATGAGCACCGTCCCGAGGTTGTGATAGTGGAGACGAACCAGGATCACGGACTGGTCGGCGATTTTCTCGCCACGGTCGGCTACACCCTCGTCTACCAGAATCACACCAACGGCATTTTCCTGAGGTCTGAATCCCTCGTACCTTGCCGCTCATTATAG
- a CDS encoding thiamine pyrophosphate-binding protein, with amino-acid sequence MKLSDYVIDFLVRQGVNHIFEFVGGAITHLLDSASYRHEISCVSVHHEQSGAFAAEAYARINGSLGVAMATSGPGALNLLTGIGSCYFDSVPCLFITGQVNTYEYKFEKPVRQIGFQETDIVSVVRPLTKYAQLVTSAGSIRYELEKAVYLARGGRPGPVLLDIPMNIQRAHIEPEELASFFDSAEYGAMEQGEPSSLARLDDIVELMVAAKRPVILAGGGVRSANAADELERLVRRTRIPVVSSLMGLDAVSHEDPLFTGMIGAYGNRYSNLAVANCDFLLILGSRLDSRQTGTRPDTFARAARKVQVDTDAVELQARVAVDIAVHCHLKPFLEGLNRKLTGYSPPDRADWLAVLDRYRAKFPTRLNAPPPEGVDPNLFMEILSAASTEGDIVTLDVGQNQMWAAQSFRLKKGQRMLISGGMGAMGFALPAAIGAAKAAPGRSVIAIAGDGGIQVNIQELDLVARQQLPIKIVVLNNACLGMVRQFQDMYFGGRRQSTVIGYGCPDLIKVAEAYGVPAYRISGADAPEVLAEALAAKGPAFVEVMLEQGTTVNPKLVVNRPIEDMSPHLDREELAREMLIDLVEEMEVP; translated from the coding sequence TTGAAACTCTCCGATTACGTAATCGACTTTCTGGTCCGCCAGGGCGTCAACCACATATTCGAGTTCGTGGGGGGCGCCATCACCCACCTTCTCGACTCCGCCTCCTATCGGCACGAAATCTCCTGCGTTTCGGTGCACCACGAGCAGAGCGGCGCCTTCGCCGCGGAAGCGTACGCGCGGATAAACGGGTCGCTCGGGGTGGCGATGGCCACCAGCGGCCCCGGCGCGCTGAACCTCCTCACCGGGATCGGCAGCTGCTACTTCGACTCGGTCCCCTGCCTCTTCATCACCGGACAGGTGAACACCTACGAGTACAAGTTCGAGAAGCCGGTGCGCCAGATCGGCTTCCAGGAGACCGACATAGTAAGCGTGGTGCGCCCCCTCACCAAATACGCGCAGCTGGTCACCTCCGCGGGCTCCATCCGCTACGAGCTGGAGAAGGCGGTCTACCTCGCCCGCGGCGGCAGGCCCGGCCCCGTCCTTCTGGACATCCCCATGAACATCCAGCGGGCGCATATCGAGCCGGAGGAGCTCGCGAGCTTCTTCGACAGTGCGGAGTACGGCGCCATGGAGCAAGGGGAGCCCTCCTCCCTGGCGCGGCTGGACGACATCGTCGAGCTCATGGTTGCGGCAAAGCGCCCGGTGATCCTCGCCGGGGGCGGGGTGCGCAGCGCCAACGCCGCCGACGAGCTGGAGAGGCTGGTGCGGCGCACCAGGATACCGGTCGTTTCCTCCCTCATGGGGCTTGATGCGGTCTCCCACGAAGATCCCCTCTTCACGGGGATGATAGGCGCCTACGGCAACCGCTACAGCAACCTCGCGGTGGCAAACTGCGACTTCCTCCTCATCCTCGGCTCGCGCCTCGACTCCCGACAGACCGGCACCCGCCCCGATACCTTTGCCCGCGCCGCCAGGAAGGTGCAGGTCGACACCGACGCGGTGGAACTGCAGGCGCGGGTGGCGGTGGACATCGCGGTGCACTGCCACCTGAAGCCCTTCCTGGAGGGGCTGAACCGCAAGCTCACCGGCTACTCCCCGCCGGATCGCGCCGACTGGCTCGCGGTCCTCGACCGCTACCGGGCGAAGTTCCCCACCCGCCTCAATGCGCCCCCTCCTGAAGGGGTCGACCCGAACCTCTTCATGGAGATCCTCTCCGCCGCCAGCACCGAAGGGGACATCGTCACCCTCGACGTGGGGCAGAACCAGATGTGGGCGGCCCAGTCCTTCCGCCTGAAAAAGGGGCAGCGCATGCTCATCTCCGGCGGTATGGGCGCCATGGGGTTCGCGCTCCCCGCGGCAATCGGCGCAGCGAAGGCCGCTCCCGGGCGCAGTGTCATCGCCATCGCCGGCGACGGCGGCATCCAGGTGAACATACAGGAGCTCGACCTCGTGGCGCGGCAGCAGCTCCCGATAAAGATCGTGGTGCTGAACAACGCCTGCCTCGGCATGGTGCGCCAGTTCCAGGACATGTACTTCGGCGGGCGCCGGCAGTCCACCGTCATAGGGTACGGCTGCCCCGACCTCATTAAGGTCGCCGAGGCGTACGGGGTGCCGGCGTACCGGATTAGCGGAGCCGATGCGCCGGAGGTCCTCGCGGAGGCGCTTGCCGCGAAGGGGCCGGCCTTCGTGGAGGTGATGCTGGAGCAGGGGACGACGGTGAATCCGAAGCTCGTGGTGAACCGCCCCATTGAGGACATGTCGCCCCATCTGGACCGTGAGGAACTGGCGAGGGAGATGCTCATCGATCTGGTGGAAGAGATGGAAGTGCCTTAG
- a CDS encoding NAD-dependent epimerase/dehydratase family protein: protein MKILVTGATGFVGACLTRRLSAGGYDVHVLTRPSSDRWRIADILPRVTEESGDLRDREAVEAVVSRVRPEAVCHFATYGGFSFQDDSAAIFATNLMGTVHLLSACEKLPLKSFVNIGSSSEYGVKGAPMKESDALEPAGSYGIAKAAASLLCRAEALGKGLPTVTLRLFSPYGPWDDRHRLVPYLLSSLLRGRAPQLSTPTSVRDFVFIDDVLHAIEGALQNPPPPGEAYNIGSGVQHSVGDVVALALRLTGSRLEPVWDARTPQRPEPSCWCADLTKLRAHGREFPATPLPVGLERTLSWMRDNLACYP, encoded by the coding sequence ATGAAGATCCTCGTCACGGGAGCCACCGGCTTTGTGGGGGCGTGTCTCACCAGGCGCCTCAGCGCGGGCGGCTACGACGTGCACGTCCTCACCCGGCCGAGCTCCGACCGCTGGCGCATCGCCGACATCCTGCCGCGGGTGACGGAGGAGTCGGGGGACCTGCGCGATCGGGAGGCGGTGGAGGCGGTGGTCAGCCGGGTGCGCCCGGAAGCTGTCTGCCACTTCGCCACCTACGGCGGCTTCTCCTTCCAGGACGACAGCGCCGCCATCTTCGCCACCAACCTCATGGGAACGGTGCACCTCCTCTCGGCGTGCGAGAAGCTCCCGCTGAAGAGCTTCGTTAACATCGGCAGCTCCTCCGAGTACGGGGTGAAGGGAGCACCGATGAAGGAGAGCGATGCGCTGGAGCCCGCCGGGAGCTACGGGATCGCCAAGGCGGCGGCTTCCCTCTTATGCCGCGCGGAGGCGCTGGGGAAGGGACTACCGACGGTAACGCTGCGCCTCTTCTCCCCCTACGGCCCGTGGGACGACAGGCACCGGCTGGTCCCCTACCTCCTGAGCTCACTTCTGAGGGGGAGGGCGCCTCAGCTTTCCACCCCGACTTCGGTCCGGGACTTCGTCTTCATCGATGATGTCCTCCATGCCATCGAGGGGGCGCTGCAGAACCCCCCGCCGCCGGGGGAGGCGTACAACATCGGCTCCGGCGTGCAGCACTCCGTCGGTGATGTGGTGGCCCTGGCTCTGAGGCTCACCGGCAGCCGGCTCGAACCGGTATGGGATGCGCGCACGCCGCAGCGCCCGGAGCCTTCCTGCTGGTGCGCCGACCTCACCAAGCTCCGCGCCCACGGCCGCGAGTTCCCGGCCACGCCGCTGCCGGTGGGGCTGGAGCGCACTCTCTCCTGGATGCGGGACAACCTCGCATGCTACCCCTGA
- the rfbH gene encoding lipopolysaccharide biosynthesis protein RfbH, with translation MSYRGTIFTLRYPFDAETAGGARPALAVSEPDRSGDIEFLFITTDELRSPGSIDLSADVLDGRDFPLPAVLHQEKKYHLPKELIAKDVARVTPAFLEEVLRRQVLFAAREHWQVKHAARKEFSPGDRIPYAGRVFDADEIELLVDSALDFWLTAGRYAERFETELAAFLGVAHSSLVNSGSSANLLAFMALTSPKLGERAIRRGDEVITVAAGFPTTVAPLIQYGAVPVFVDVTLPTYNIDCTKLEEALSGRTKAVMIAHTLGNPFDLARVKAFCERHCLWLIEDNCDALGSRYLINGAWRYTGTIGDLGTSSFYPPHHMTMGEGGAVYTDNPLLERIVDSFRDWGRDCWCPSGRDNTCTNRFGQQFGELPFGYDHKYVYSHFGYNLKGTEMQAAIGCAQLSKLPSFIEARKRNWSYLREALSGVEEHFILPEPTQGSDPSWFGFLLTVREGAPFSRERIVKTLEGKGIQTRMLFAGNLLKHPCFDEMRKSGTGFRVAGGLPVTDAIMERTFWVGVYPGMTEGMLDFMAQTIREFCSR, from the coding sequence ATGAGCTATAGAGGCACGATATTCACTCTCCGCTACCCGTTCGATGCTGAAACAGCCGGGGGGGCGCGCCCTGCCCTCGCCGTCAGTGAGCCTGACCGTTCCGGCGACATCGAGTTTCTCTTCATCACCACCGACGAGCTGCGCTCCCCCGGGAGCATCGATCTGAGCGCCGATGTGCTGGACGGGCGCGACTTCCCGCTCCCTGCCGTCCTGCATCAGGAGAAGAAGTACCACCTCCCGAAGGAGCTGATCGCAAAGGACGTCGCCCGCGTCACCCCCGCCTTCCTGGAAGAGGTGCTGCGCAGGCAGGTCCTCTTCGCCGCCCGGGAGCACTGGCAGGTGAAGCACGCCGCGCGGAAGGAATTTTCCCCCGGGGATCGCATCCCCTACGCCGGCCGGGTCTTCGACGCCGACGAGATCGAGCTTCTCGTCGACTCCGCCCTCGACTTCTGGCTCACCGCCGGCCGCTACGCCGAACGGTTCGAAACGGAGCTTGCTGCTTTCCTCGGCGTTGCCCATTCCTCCCTCGTCAATTCCGGCTCATCGGCAAACCTCCTTGCCTTCATGGCGCTTACCTCTCCAAAGCTGGGGGAGCGTGCGATCCGCCGGGGGGACGAGGTCATAACTGTCGCAGCCGGCTTCCCCACCACCGTCGCGCCCCTGATCCAGTACGGAGCGGTCCCGGTATTCGTGGACGTCACCCTCCCGACCTACAACATCGACTGCACGAAACTCGAGGAGGCCCTTTCCGGAAGGACGAAGGCCGTCATGATCGCGCACACGCTGGGGAATCCGTTCGACCTCGCCAGAGTGAAGGCGTTTTGCGAGCGGCACTGCCTCTGGCTCATCGAGGACAACTGCGACGCCCTCGGCTCCCGCTATCTCATAAACGGCGCCTGGCGCTACACCGGGACGATCGGCGATCTCGGCACTTCCAGCTTTTATCCGCCGCACCACATGACCATGGGGGAGGGGGGTGCGGTGTACACGGACAACCCGCTCCTGGAACGGATCGTCGATTCCTTCCGGGACTGGGGGCGTGACTGCTGGTGCCCCTCCGGCCGGGACAACACCTGCACGAACCGCTTCGGGCAGCAGTTCGGCGAGCTTCCCTTCGGCTACGACCACAAGTACGTCTACTCGCACTTCGGCTACAACCTGAAGGGGACGGAGATGCAGGCGGCGATAGGGTGTGCGCAGCTTTCGAAGCTCCCCTCCTTTATCGAGGCGCGCAAGAGAAACTGGAGCTACCTGCGGGAGGCGCTCTCGGGGGTGGAGGAGCACTTCATCCTCCCCGAGCCGACGCAAGGGTCCGACCCGAGCTGGTTCGGCTTTCTCCTGACGGTGCGCGAGGGGGCGCCGTTTTCCAGGGAGAGGATCGTGAAGACCCTGGAGGGGAAAGGGATCCAGACCCGCATGCTCTTTGCGGGGAACCTCCTGAAGCACCCCTGCTTTGACGAAATGCGCAAAAGCGGCACCGGCTTCCGAGTGGCAGGGGGATTGCCGGTCACGGACGCCATCATGGAGCGCACCTTCTGGGTCGGGGTGTACCCCGGCATGACGGAGGGGATGCTCGACTTTATGGCGCAGACGATACGGGAGTTCTGCTCACGATGA